In Vespa velutina chromosome 1, iVesVel2.1, whole genome shotgun sequence, the genomic stretch aaaacgaataaaaagaaaaagaaaaaaaaaaagaaagaaaaaaaggaagaaagaaaagaaagaaaaggaaaaagaagataaaaaaaaaaagatcttgtacaatatcaaatagattaaaaggaatgaagaagaaaatacgtaaaatttatctttatctcagGTTGGTTGTCACGAGTAATCGAATTGGTCGATCGATTGGTAAGATGAAGTTACCCTCGTGCCAGAGGGTTACCTGTCAACTTCAGAACCTTTTTTATACTTGTGCACGCACCGGACTAAGAGAGTtatccttgaaaaaaaaaaagaaaaaagaaaaagaaaaaaaaaagaataaaagcaaaaagaaaagaacaaccCTTTCGATTCGAAATATCCGCATATCTCATATCAAAGTCATTTAAACAACAACCGTATCGTTTGCAAAGTTTATTACACaggcatacatatatacatacatatatacatactatttCTATATTCATTAGTAAAAGTAATGATATAAACGACGATCGGACGTACATAGTCTTAGTCGTACTTGTTCGGATGTATTCCTAACGAAGGCATATAATACGATTAGGTTAATTGCCCCTTTAATTAACTAGTACACAAACTTATGCCGGAACCCTCGACGttgtacaaatatttaattacagtGTCACACGTGTAGGATTACTAGgagtcctttctctctctctctctctctctcttctacttcATTCCTCAGCTTccatctatttctatctctgtctatctatctttctctctctctctctctctctctctctctctttctctctctctctctctctctctctctctttgttgcATTCGCAAAGACGCCTTGAGTAAAGTACGCGGGATTTACTCCAACTTCCCACGCACTTAATCCTGATTTTCGACTAACTCATTTGCAGCCACAGGCGGAGTTTCAAACCGTCTCCGAGGCTCTTTCCCCTTCTACTTTTAAAGCCAATCTCGTCACTTTAATACATTGCacgatattatgaaaaaacgAGACGATATTTACCgcacaagagaaagagaaagagaaagagagagggagagagagaaagagagacagagagaaaaagagagtccTGAATTACTTCGATTGACTTGGGATCTTCCTTCGAGAACGAAGTAAAGGTTTTGCCTCGAGAGAGATCATCCTTCCctctattctttattaaattctcCATCCCTGATAGCAATAAAATAGGATCGAATTGACTAaggctcgttcgttcgttcgttcgttcgttcgttcgttcgttcgttcgttcattcgtttgttcgttcattcattcgttacTGTATGCGTAGGCCGTGTAAAGTGAGGACGTATTTGTACGAattttaaaagagatatttttcgttgttattatccACTCTATTCCTACCTACGTAAATTCTACCTACACGCATGCGTAAATACATGTTGATCtcttattatttgattaaataattaataggaTTATAAGAGATCGATTGAACGTTTCAATATATCTCGGCTGTGTGatgtattttgaaaaaaaaaaaaagaaagaaaaagaaaaagaaaaaaagaaaaaaaaagagagaaaagaaaaatccttttTCCGTCACAGATAAAATCGCAATAacgaaatattacaatatatggTTTGTGATCTAATTATCTCTGACGTGAAAACGCGCGAAAAGTGGTAGACGGAAGGTCGGCATAGACGGAGTAACGTTGACCGCGGGTTTCATGGGATTAGCGATATCGATTTTCGGAAAATCTACCATAGACGATATCATTAATGCAAGCCCGGAGAATGCAAGATACTGGTATTTCGAAAGGGGGAGCTCGTATTCCCGTATCCAGTTCAGTTCAGTTCAGTTCCGACTGACCGCTGGGGGTAATTATCGTTCTTCGAAGAAAGCTCTCACGCTCAAACCCTTTCTCGTTCGCACTTGGTCACGTCACGCAGgcagacacatacatacgtattacctatatatatatatgtgtgtgtgtgtgtgtgtatgtgtatatatatacatatatatatatatacgcaagtCTTATATACGCGTAGCCTCTTAAGGTGGTCCTGCATCAGCCTTCCATCGACTCTCCATTGGCTCGGAGACTTCAGCAATAACCGGTAATAGTTTTGCAGAGATCTCTTCTTGCAGCTCCTAGGTATGCTCGACTCTCTCagctccctccctccctcccttccctctttttctatcgactCTCCATCCGGACGTATAGGGGTGCTTCGTTCGACGTCGCGAAGAATAGAGATAGACAGGGCCCTTTTAAAATATACTGCGTTACTCGGATACGGAGCATGGAATGAGGTCAACTGTGAAAGTAGGGTCACCACCAGACAAGattgatttttcattagaaTCGGTAACATTCTTAGCTTTTCATAGACGAGATTCTATGAATCACGATATTTCGATCAATCAAGTTTAGGTATTTTTAATTGTAGTATATggatatatggatatatatccatttaacGTCAATGTAattatctacgtatgtatgtatatatattattaaattttttttacaattacaatGGATGTAATTTAGTATGAATCACGAGCAACCGTTaagtttacaaaattattataccttATATATAAGGTGGGCGGTATTCGAAAGTCTTAGAGGATGATTGGATCATGACGTTTAAAATTCATGGGCTTGTTGACCTTAGAGTAGGTTCAAAGTACCTAAGAAGAGTATAATGATTACTGGTGTCAAGAAGACTgcggaggaagagaaaatgcATAACACTGGCTTGTGTTAATGTCACGAGCTACGCGACTAGGCATAATAATGTCTAATGAATTGGATGGATCCTTAGTAACTTAGGTGGATTTTATTACTGTGATAGTCCACTTCGAAGGATCAAAATCTCTTATTGCATTCttcttgtattattttatatgaaaacttTCTAGGAACGATAAGTTTTCAAACGATTTGTATCAATCTTTTAAATAACCCTTCACGaacagtttttcttttaataaggtaaaataaataatcattttgaaCAGATCGGTAgcataaataaaactttatttaaCTTCACGgctataaaaatgaataatgttataataataataattgtgtgAATTGTTCTAACATATATACTctaaaaataaacgtaattaGCGCTTATGAGAATCTGAtgtattgataaattttgaacgaaaaaaatttaacacgAGATCCGGCCAAATACACTTTTGAATGTTATTAACTTGAACggaacatatataaatacgaataattttgtttcgacgagagagaaaaaaaacgaaacgaaaaaaaaaaaaacaacgaaaaggaaaaaaaaaccatcaAAACACcaaatatcatatatcaaCGATTAAcatcgtattttttcttcttcttttttcttcccccctaCCACGTTCTAGAACGTGGGTGCATTTGATTtaactatcttttttttttttttttttttttttttgtttttttttatacacctATAGTTCTTATACACGAACTAATTTGGCAAATTCTTTTAGACATAatcttttaatcaaattattcgTTTCGATTTCGAAGAGGCGTTAATGATTTATGCGGCGAAGATGTAGGTGTGGTGTGACTACTTCTTGTAACTCCTATTacgttttctttccctttagtATGGGGACGTTTCTGTTGAGCTTTTAACTTCTCCCCTGCCTTTTGTTGATGTTCCAATTGCCTGGATTTAGTTTGCAAttcctaaaaaaaattcacctGCTTATTGTGCAATTCCCTcagaagcatatatatatatatatatatgtgtgtgtgtgtgtgtgtgtgtgtgtgtgtgtgtgttgtgttgtgtataataaaacattatgagataataaaaataaataataatggtagATCATAATATATAGTGGGCAAAACAAGATAGTAAcacaaaattattcataatagaaatatatttatttcattgaacaTATATActtgattttttgtttattcttttaattatataactttcataacaaaatttatatcattgtataaataaatactgtaAGTATACAATAGAGACAGATAATTTAGAAACATTATGggatttttataatcgatagaaaaaaaaaaaaaaacaaagaaaaagaaaaagaaaagagagagtaaacaaaaaaacatttaataaaatgttcttttttttttaacaatatcaacaaaaaaaggaaaaaaagaaacgagaaaaaaaaaagatatcgataTCACAAAACAAATTTGAAAACATATGGTAATCGAAGTTACAAgtgatcgattgaaaatacAACCAAATCCAGTAGAAACTAATCGCAAGGCCGACAATAATGAATAAACGCACCTGTTCCAATCGAtagatcttttctttcagCTGTGAAACATGCTTGATTCTTTGTTTGTGATTCTGGTGGCCAACTATTTCggcatatttttcatttatgtcTTCGTATTCCTTTTGAAGTCGATCATTACTATCGGTTAATGTTTTAACTTCgctacattaaaaaatatgcatatgtatgtatatatatttaatattaattgtttatagtTTTTGTTCCCATtggagaaatattaataatcataatgatctTACGTTTCAGCAGTTTCACGACGTGCTCTTTCCTCAGCTAATTCTTTTAAAAGCTTCTCTTCACGAGCATGccattgttctttttccttttcagcCAATATATGTTTATTCTAAAATGCAATTGATTATGGATCATTATCGTCAAATCAATAagagtattaaatataaatatgtatatatatatatatactttttaaatataaattgaaatattacctCGGcacatctttctctttcttcaagtGATATAACTTTCATGGAGAGTTCTTTTAACTGATAATTCGCCTAAAAGCATAACGATCtaaattagatattttcattccctttggtattatatatttgtataatatatatctaatcttAATAGATATTTACTTTCTCAATGGCGAGTTTATGTTGCACCGATTGTACGGACATCAATGCAGTGGTTTCTTCGGAgatctttttttgattatttaattgttcatGAAGTTTACCACTTTCTACTTCTAATCGCGAAATTTCAATCATTTGCGCATCGTTTCTTTCCTCTAATCTTAATAACATATCTTCTGCGGCACAAAGAGAACCAGCCATTTCATCGAGCTGCCTCTTCatctaaaattaataaatataattgtagttaacgtttttgtttttatgatattaatttatatatatatatataagagatataataataccTCTGCACTTTCGCTTGACTTCTTGTTGATTTCTTCTCGAAGTCGTGTAATCTCTTTCGCTGCTACTCGTTGAAGTTcatcaattttcatttcgaaaacAGTCTTAATAGATTCAAACTCAGACAAACTACCAGCTTCGATTTGACTTACGAGTTGCCTCTCGGCATCTAATTGTTTCATAATATTGTGCACTTGGTCGTGTACCATTTGAGAATTATTACGCATAGAAGCAAGTAAATCTCGATGTTCGTGTATACAATCCTCGCCACGTTTTAATTCATCTTGAAGTCTTTCTACCTCAGCGTGACTCTGTGCTAAACGTTTTGAGAGTGCAGCAACCGATGCTTGATTTTCCGCCATAACTATTTCAAacctatatacacacacacatacatatatatatatatatgtatatatatataaaattttaatagggaaaaaaaaaaaaagaaaaaaaaataaaataatttttattatcgcaataCCTCTTTCTTCTAGCTACCATTTCTGCAGCCTCCGCACgtatttgatttttcaatgCTCTAAGCTCTGCTTTTTTCTCCGCCAATTCTGTTTCCGCTCTGTCTAATCCGACCTGCAAGCTTTGACTAAAACTCTCCTGAAACAATATAACGATATAGAACGTAAATAATacgaagagaataaagaaaacgaattaaagggaaaaattgatatatcagAAATACCCGAGTTTCTGCGGTCGATTTCAATTCCTCGAGTATCGAGGAAAGTTTTGTAATTTCGGCATCTCTTTGGGCCAATTTATCGTCTAACGCAGCACGTTCGGTTTCTACTCTTTTCAAACatgctttatatttttcaatattaagaCGCATTTCTTCTTCAATCGCAGCCGTGGCTTCTCTGATCATTGtatttatctacatattaTCATGACAAactattaatatgaaaaatcattttcatctatgaaaattaataatccaaACATCACAGCAAACCAAGACAAACGCATgctaa encodes the following:
- the LOC124955217 gene encoding hyaluronan mediated motility receptor-like isoform X5, which codes for MNQTKNKTINKRHYNYADQLLELQVECTNKDKTIQEHEKHIEEIKEEMCKLEVQIEDLHKKQVEVEEQHRKDIETMAKLQQEVLDNHDERHQAEADELRSKLLDMSREKEQEISARRTLENELRKRVAELLEKISFLENELSKITETNRIAIQTLETRNKELLSKLKTLEEERDIQIELLEKERSQLLLNISDLTDNKCDLENKLGKRQDVILELQGQLSTLQCELDELRAEYDKLLDDSMRQMNDLVKNYNVEKDTLKDTFVKEKKELQLQYDQTKMTVIVLQANLDDMADNNSFLQQELQDVQRLYRDVSQRLTQAHEELEIAEQKHEFVLKEHKNEIEALQKQHSEEKSELKQLLEEAKEDYLNEIENLSIARDKEIAELQKATSQTIEEETKRIKEHTNKIVENAEAVTRETIAVCRAESEERVKRVIAECDAKVSGPHINTMIREATAAIEEEMRLNIEKYKACLKRVETERAALDDKLAQRDAEITKLSSILEELKSTAETRESFSQSLQVGLDRAETELAEKKAELRALKNQIRAEAAEMVARRKRFEIVMAENQASVAALSKRLAQSHAEVERLQDELKRGEDCIHEHRDLLASMRNNSQMVHDQVHNIMKQLDAERQLVSQIEAGSLSEFESIKTVFEMKIDELQRVAAKEITRLREEINKKSSESAEMKRQLDEMAGSLCAAEDMLLRLEERNDAQMIEISRLEVESGKLHEQLNNQKKISEETTALMSVQSVQHKLAIEKANYQLKELSMKVISLEERERCAENKHILAEKEKEQWHAREEKLLKELAEERARRETAETEVKTLTDSNDRLQKEYEDINEKYAEIVGHQNHKQRIKHVSQLKEKIYRLEQELQTKSRQLEHQQKAGEKLKAQQKRPHTKGKENVIGVTRSSHTTPTSSPHKSLTPLRNRNE